Proteins from one Telopea speciosissima isolate NSW1024214 ecotype Mountain lineage chromosome 1, Tspe_v1, whole genome shotgun sequence genomic window:
- the LOC122649186 gene encoding phospholipid-transporting ATPase 1-like — translation MDQPNPGDDQTNPGTVTKSSSWRSLSILSKDSSRNSVGERNSVSIDGYGRSGSKPVRYGSTGAESEGYSASQKEISDEEARFIYINDPQKTNDKFELAGNSIRTSKYSVLSFIPRNLFEQFHRVAYIYFLILAVLNQLPQLAVFGRATSILPLAFVLLVTAVKDAYEDWRRHRSDKIENKRLASVLVNGQFQQKRWKDIKVGEILRVSSNETIPCDMVLLSTSDPTGVAYIQTINLDGESNLKTRFARQETLSKMIEKEGVLGQIKCERPNRNIYGFLGNMEIDEKRVSLGPSNIVLRGCEIKNTSWVIGVAVYAGRETKVMLNSSGAPSKRSRLETHMNREILYLSAFLFSLCTLVSVCSGFWLHRYSDELDYIPFFRKLEFSDENDKDYKEKNYNYNGLALQIFFIFLMSVIVFQIMIPISLYISMELVRLGQAYFMIRDRRMYDEKSKSKFQCRALNMSEDLGQIKYVFSDKTGTLTENKMEFQCASIGGVDYSGGRAALPEENGYSVEEDGQVLRPKMTVKADPELQRLLKSSKMEERKHAHDFFLALAACNTIVPLVVDTSDPSLKLVDYQGESPDEQALVYAAATYGFMLIERTSGYIVIDVQGERQRFDVLGMHEFDSDRKRMSVIVGCPDKTMKVFVKGADTSMFSAIERSLNLGVIGATKKHLHSYSSLGLRTLVVAMRELSSPEFEQWHSDYEKANTALSRRARLLRTVACNVEKNLHILGASGIEDKLQEGVPEAIESLRQAGIKVWVLTGDKQETAISIGYSCKILTRDMNQIIINSNSMQSCKKSLEDGKAMSNTHTRGGVEPGGTALALIIDGTSLVYILDTELEQLLFELATKCTVVLCCRVAPLQKAGIVAIIKKRTEDMTLAIGDGANDVSMIQMADVGIGISGQEGRQAVMASDFAMGQFRFLLPLLLVHGHWNYQRMGYMILYNFYKNAVYVLVLFWYVLYTAFTLTTAINEWNSVLYSIIYTSLPTIVVGILDKDLGRETLMKYPQLYGPGQREECYNQRLFWLTMMDTVWQSAATFYVPFLAYRHSTLDASSIGDLWIISVVILVNIHLAMDVIRWSWITHAAMWGTILATCICVIIIDAVPGLPGYWAIFLLARTGVFWFCLIASVVAALVPRFVVKVFNQLLSPSDTQIIREAEKFGNTREFLGAEVVMNPIREPSQEMPR, via the exons ATGGATCAGCCAAACCCAGGTGATGATCAAACCAACCCAGGCACCGTAACAAAGTCGTCTTCTTGGCGAAGTTTGTCTATATTATCCAAGGACTCCAGTAGGAACTCTGTCGGGGAGAGAAATTCTGTCTCTATAGATGGCTATGGACGTTCAGGATCCAAGCCTGTGCGATATGGGTCGACGGGTGCTGAATCCGAGGGGTATAGCGCGTCTCAGAAGGAGATCAGCGACGAGGAGGCTAGGTTCATCTACATCAATGATCCGCAGAAGACAAACGATAAATTTGAATTAGCAGGAAATTCGATCCGAACAAGCAAGTATTCTGTCCTCTCTTTTATACCCCGAAACTTGTTTGAACAATTTCACAGGGTTGCCTACATATATTTCCTTATACTTGCCGTCCTCAATCAGCTCCCTCAGCTGGCCGTGTTCGGTAGAGCAACTTCAATCTTGCCACTGGCCTTTGTTCTTCTCGTTACGGCTGTTAAAGATGCATATGAGGATTGGAGGAGGCACCGGTCTGATAAGATTGAGAACAAACGTTTGGCATCAGTTCTGGTAAATGGGCAGTTTCAGCAAAAGAGATGGAAGGACATTAAGGTTGGAGAGATCCTCAGGGTCTCCTCGAATGAGACTATTCCCTGTGACATGGTATTGCTATCCACCAGTGATCCCACAGGGGTTGCTTATATTCAGACTATCAATTTGGATGGAGAATCCAATTTGAAGACTCGGTTTGCGAGGCAGGAGACCCTTTCCAAGATGATTGAGAAGGAAGGTGTACTTGGGCAGATCAAGTGTGAACGTCCCAATAGGAACATATATGGTTTTCTGGGAAACATGGAGATTGATGAGAAGCGGGTGTCCCTTGGTCCTTCCAACATTGTTCTTCGTGGTTGTGAGATCAAGAACACATCTTGGGTGATTGGTGTTGCAGTCTATGCTGGCCGTGAAACCAAAGTGATGCTCAACAGTTCTGGAGCTCCATCAAAGAGGAGCCGGTTGGAGACCCATATGAATAGGGAGATCTTATACCTCTCtgcctttcttttttcattgtGCACACTGGTTTCTGTCTGTTCTGGGTTTTGGTTGCATCGCTACAGTGATGAGCTTGATTACATCCCTTTTTTCCGAAAATTGGAGTTCTCTGATGAAAATGATAAGGATTACAAGGAAAAGAATTACAATTATAATGGATTGGCATTGCAGATATTCTTCATATTCCTCATGTCAGTCATTGTGTTCCAGATCATGATCCCTATCTCACTCTATATTTCAATGGAGCTAGTTCGCCTTGGCCAGGCCTACTTTATGATTCGAGATAGAAGGATGTATGACGAGAAATCAAAGTCAAAGTTCCAGTGCAGGGCTTTAAATATGAGTGAAGATCTAGGACAGATAAAGTATGTCTTCTCAGACAAAACTGGGACACTAACTGAGAACAAGATGGAATTTCAGTGTGCCAGCATAGGAGGAGTAGATTACAGCGGTGGGAGAGCTGCTCTCCCCGAGGAAAATGGATATTCTGTTGAAG AGGATGGACAGGTTTTGAGGCCAAAGATGACGGTGAAGGCTGACCCAGAGCTCCAACGGCTTCTAAAAAGTAGCAAGATGGAGGAAAGAAAACATGCTCATGATTTCTTCCTTGCACTTGCTGCTTGCAATACAATTGTGCCTCTGGTTGTGGATACCTCAGACCCTTCTCTAAAGTTAGTAGATTATCAGGGTGAGTCTCCCGATGAGCAGGCATTGGTTTATGCTGCTGCCACATACGGTTTCATGCTCATAGAACGAACCTCTGGCTACATAGTCATTGATGTTCAAGGAGAAAGGCAAAG GTTTGATGTTCTGGGTATGCATGAGTTTGATAGTGATCGGAAAAGAATGTCAGTTATAGTTGGTTGCCCTGACAAGACTATGAAAGTATTTGTGAAAGGTGCAGATACTTCCATGTTTAGTGCAATTGAGAGATCTCTAAATTTGGGTGTGATTGGTGCAACTAAAAAGCATCTCCACAGCTACTCGTCATTGGGTCTGAGAACTCTGGTTGTTGCAATGCGGGAACTGAGCAGTCCAGAATTTGAACAATGGCATTCAGACTATGAGAAAGCGAATACTGCATTGAGTCGTAGAGCAAGGTTACTCCGTACTGTTGCATGTAATGTGGAAAAGAATCTCCACATATTAGGAGCCTCTGGCATTGAAGATAAGCTGCAAGAAGGTGTGCCAGAAGCCATAGAATCACTGAGGCAAGCTGGGATTAAAGTGTGGGTCTTGACAGGGGACAAGCAGGAAACAGCCATATCAATTGGCTACTCCTGTAAGATCCTAACTAGAGACATGAACCAGATCATAATAAACAGTAACTCTATGCAATCCTGTAAAAAGAGCTTAGAAGACGGAAAGGCAATGTCCAACACTCATACTAGAGGAGGTGTTGAACCTGGTGGAACCGCTCTTGCTTTGATCATTGATGGTACTAGCCTTGTTTATATTCTTGACACTGAACTTGAACAACTG CTGTTCGAATTAGCCACCAAATGCACTGTGGTTCTCTGTTGCCGAGTGGCCCCCTTGCAAAAAGCTGGAATAGTAGCCATCATAAAGAAAAGGACAGAAGACATGACCCTTGCTATTGGAGATG GTGCAAATGATGTTTCGATGATCCAAATGGCTGATGTGGGAATTGGCATCAGTGGCCAGGAGGGTCGCCAAGCTGTCATGGCATCAGATTTTGCAATGGGACAGTTCAGATTCTTACTTCCACTTTTATTGGTCCACGGACATTGGAATTATCAGCGTATGGGCTACATGATATTATACAACTTCTATAAAAATGCAGTTTATGTTCTTGTCCTGTTTTG GTATGTGCTTTACACTGCCTTCACGTTAACCACTGCAATCAATGAATGGAATAGTGTGTTGTATTCTATTATCTATACTTCCTTGCCTACAATTGTTGTTGGGATTCTTGATAAAGACTTGGGTAGGGAGACCCTGATGAAATATCCTCAACTATATGGACCTGGCCAGAGAGAAGAGTGCTACAATCAGAGATTGTTCTGGCTTACAATGATGGATACTGTGTGGCAAAGTGCTGCTACGTTCTATGTTCCTTTCCTCGCTTATAGGCACAGCACTCTGGATGCATCTAGCATAGGAGATCTATGGATCATTTCAGTGGTGATTCTAGTTAATATCCACTTAGCCATGGATGTAATACGATGGTCATGGAT